A window of Microbispora sp. ZYX-F-249 genomic DNA:
GGATCGGGGCGGCGAACGAGCGGGCGTAGCACTCCAGGTAGGCCACCAGTTCACCGGCTGTCATGTACCCGTCGGGGTCGGGCCCCGAGTAGGCCCACCCGGGCAACCGAGTCATCCAGTTCGGCGTGAGCAGACGGAAGGAGTCCCAGCGCGCGGTGCGCCAGCGCTCGGCCGTCCGCCCGCGCTCCAGGACGAGATGCTCCACACTGCGCCCCGTCAGGCACCGGCTCATCGCCAGGCCCGCGTGACCGGCGCCGATGACCACCGTGTCGACAGCCGTCGTGGCAGGCATGCTTCCGTCCGCTCCCCTGCCGCCTCAGCGAGTGGTGACGTCGATCTCGACGGGCACGCCGTTGGTGAACACGTCGTAGACAGCCGACCTGGCCCTGGACTGCTCGACCAGGCCGCGCAGCACCTCTTCGGGCGCGTCCCCCGAGATGGACAGGCTCACGCGGATGCCCTGGTAGCCGTTGCGCACCTGCTCGGACAGGCCCAGGACGCCCAGCAGGTCGATGTCGCCCTCGACGGTGGACTCGACCTCGGTGAGCTGTACGCCGCGGGCCGCCGCGATGTTCGCCAGGCCGGAGGTGAGGCAGGCGGCCAGCGCGTGCAGCAGGAACTCGACCGGGGTGGGGCCGTTGCCCGAGCCCACCAGAACCGCCGGGTGGTCGGCGTCGTACACGAAGTCCTCGGTGCGGCTGGTGTCCTCCTGGCCCGCGCCGTAGAAGCCGCGGATGACGCTGCGGTTGTGCGTGCCGGAGACCCAGCGGTTCCTGGCGCGGAACTGGAACTTGGCGATCTCGGGATTGCCGCGCACCGCGTCGATCGTGGCGAACAGGGTCGGCGTGTCCACGCCGTTCAGCGGGCCGCGGAGCGCCTTTCCGGGGGCGAGGTCCGTACTCATCGTGCTTGTCCTTTCTGTCGCCCCACTCCGGCACGGCGGCGCCGCGGAAGGCCGGTGTGGAGTGACGCCAGGAAAGCTAGGAACGGCCCCTTCCCCCGTCCTTCCCCTCGCCTTCCCGCCCCGTACGCGCGCCGACTTTGGGGGAAGCGGCGGGGAAGCGCGTCCGCCGACAGTGTTCCCGTCGCCCTGACCGCTCGCAGAAGGAGGAACAGGACCGTGCCGTTCAAGGCATGCGGCCGGCGACACCACACAGTCAGATTGGAGCAAGCGTGAAGACCTTCGCATCTACCGCCCTCATCAGGCGCCGCCTGCCGAGGGCGCTCGTCACGGCAGCGATCGCGCTGCTCGGGATCGCCCTTGTGGTGCCGCCCGCCTCCGCCATGACGGAGTACAAAGCGCGCAACAACACCTCTGTCAGTAACACCTGCCTGACCATCAGTAAGCGCAGGGACGGGCAATATCTGGTCCGCGTCGGCATCGACCTGCGGAAATTCACCAGAGCGCAAGCCCAGAAGATCATCGACAGCGGCGGCGGGCCTGGCGCGGCCGAAGTGTGGGGAGCCGATGAGGTGACAGGGGACGACCACCTCTTCGACGTCTCCAGGACGCGCATCTGGGCCTCGGACCAAAGCGGGCTCAGCGCCGAATTCGCCGGCGTGGTCAGAAAGAACGCGCTCGACGAGGACTCCGAGCCGTTCCCCACCACCGACGGCGCTCGGGACGAGATCTTCGCCATCGTCACATTCAGGGGATCCGGCTACATCACCCCTGATGTCTACCTCTACGCGAACTGATCCGGCCGTCCCGGAGGTGATCGCGCGGCAGCCCCGGGACGGCTCGGCCTGGCAATCCCCATGACCGGAGAAAAGACCATGGACAGAAACCCTGCTGCGGCAGGTCAACAGCGGAGAGCGCCTCAGCGTGCGGCAGCGCTTCGTCCTCGTCACCGCGTGCGCGTCGGCGTTCGGCGACTCCTACTGCTCCCTTGTCCGGGGCGGCAAGCTGGCCGAGGCGGGCGACGCGCAGACCGCCGCCGGAGTGCTGCGGGGCGTTGACGACGGCCTGAGCGTCAGCGAGCGGGCGATGGCCGCATGGGCACGCAAAGTGGCACGCGATCCCAACGGCATCGCCGCGTCGGACGTACAGGAGCTGCGCGAGGCAGGGTTCAGCGACTCGCAGATCTTCACGATGACCGTGTTCGTGGCCCTACGCCTGGCGTTCTCGACGGTCAACACGTCACGGAGGCTCGTAGGCCATCCGCTTGATCTTTCTCAGGCGTTCCCGACAGTCGCACCCCCCTGCCATTTAGGCGAGCCCGAATCCGCATCGCCTTTCCCTCGATCCCTCCCAGGTGAATCCGGAGTCGCATCACCATGCCCATCCACCATCGCCACGACGTCGTCGTCGTGGGCGCACGCGCCGCCGGCGCGGCCACCGCACTGCTTCTGGCCCGCCTCGGGCACGACGTGGTGCTGCTCGACCGGGCCGTCTTTCCCTCCGACACCGTCTCGACCCACCAGATCGCCCGCAGCGGAGTGGTGCTGCTGCACCGCTGGGGACTGCTCGATGCTGTGCTCGCCAGCGGAGCCCCAGCCATCCGCCGGGTCACGTTCGCCGCCGAAGGCGAGTCGGTCACCCGTACGATCAAGGACAAGGCCGGGGTGGACCTGCTGGTCGCACCGCGCCGCTACATCCTGGACACCATCGTCGCCGAGGCGGCCGCCTCGGCGGGCGCCGACCTGCGGCTCGGCGCCACCGTCGCCGGGCTGCGCCGCGACGGCACCGGCCGCGTCACCGGCGTGTACGGCCACGACGACAACGGCTTGCCGCTGGAGATCCACGCACGGTTCGTCGTCGGCGCCGACGGCCTGGGCTCCCGCGTGGCCCGCGCGGCCGGCGCCGAGATCATCGAGGACCGCGGCGGCGACGGCGCGGGCCAGTACACCTACTACGACGGCCTGCCCTGGGACGCCATCGAGCTGATCGTCGCCGATCGGGCCTTCACCGGAGTCTTCCCCACCCACGCCGGCCAGGCCTGCATCTGGATCTGCACTCCCAGCGCGGACGCCCGCCATACCCGCCGCCGGGCCGCGTCGCGTACGGAGGCCTTCACCGCCTCCCTGCACCGGACGGCTCCGGAACTGGCCGAACGGCTGCGTGCCGGACGGCGTACGGCACCGGTCACGGGCGTGCTGCGCGCCCCGAACCATCTGCGCAAAGCCCACGGACCCGGGTGGGCGCTGGTCGGGGACGCCGGCTACCACCGCGACCCGATCACCGGTCACGGCCTCAGCGACGCCTACCGCGACGCGGAACTGCTCGCCGTCGCGCTCGACCGGGCGTTGCGTGGCGACCTGGAGGAGAGCGCCGCCCTGGCGGGTTACCAGCGGCGGCGCGACGAGGCCGTACGCGACATCTTCGAGCTGACCTGCGCCCTGGCCGCCTACCCGCCCGTTCCCGAGTTCGTCGCCCTGCAAAAGCAGCTCAGCGTGGCCATCGACATCGAGGCGGCCTCGATCGCCGTCACCCCCATCCCGGGCACCCACCACACCACACCCGCCTGACACCCCTCATCAGCACCCCACCCGATATCTCCACCAGGACCCCACCTGGCACCTCCACCCTGCACCAGTCACCGGGCCGTGATCGCCAACAAGCCCAACGCAAGCGCCGTTTCACAAGACCCGAGAAGGTAGCTGATGACATATTTTCGGAATTGGGCAGCGATGATGTCGCTGACGGCCGTGACGGCCATCGCCCTGCAAGCACCGCCCGGCACACCCGCCGACGCCGCTCCGTCCCAGACGGCCGCACCGGCTTGGACGCATGCCGCAGCCTGGGGCTTCAACACCTCCGGACAGCTCGGTGACGGCACCCAGATCTCCCGCGGCTCCCCGGTGGCCGTGGCCGAGGCGGGCCGCGGCTTCGTCAAGGTCGCCTCCGGAGCCGACCACAGTGTGGCGATCGCCGCAGACGGCACCTTGTGGTCCTGGGGCGCGAACGACCAGGGCCAACTGGGCGACGGCACCGCCACCGGCCGACCGGCGCCGGCACAGGTACCGGGGATGACGAACATCACCGAAATCGCCGCAGGGCGCGGCTTCACTCTGGCGGTACGCTCCGACGGCACGCTGTGGTCCTGGGGGCGCAACGACAGCGGCCAACTCGGTACCGGCGCGGCCAACGTCTCACAGCCGGTGCCGCGGCAGGTGCCTGGGCTGACCGGCATCACCGACGTCGCCGCTGGCACCGCCCACGGCCTGGCGGCGCGATCGGACGGCACGGCATGGGCTTGGGGCCTGAACGACTCCGGCCAGCTGGGCGACGCAACCACGATCAGCAGGCCCACGCCGGTCCCGGTGGCCGGGCTGACCGGCGTGGCCGCCGTCGCGGGCGGGCTGGTACACAGCCTGGCGCTGCGGTCCGACGGGACGGTGTGGTCCTGGGGTTCCAACGGCGCGGGCGAGCTCGGAGACGGCACCGTGGGCAACCGGCTGACGCCGGTCAAAGCGCTGAAAGTCGCACACATCACCGATATCGCCGCCGGTGAGCGGCACAGCCTGGCGGTGAGCGGCGACGGCACCCTGTTCGCCTGGGGCCTCAACGGCAGCGGTCAGCTCGGTGACGGCACCACGACCGACCGCTCGGTGCCGTACCCCGTGCCCGGGCTGTCGGGGGTCGTCCAGGCCACGGCAGGCTTCCGGTTCAGCGCGGCGCTGCGCTCCGACGGCACGGTGTGGTCCTGGGGACTGAACTACCAGGGGCAGCTCGGCGACGGCACGGCGACCCACCGCCTGACACCCGCGCAGGTGCCCGGTCTGACGGACGTCTCCCAGCTCGACGCGGGTCCCCGCCAGGACTTCAACACCGCCTCCCACACGCTGGTGATCCGGCGCGTACCGGCACCCGCGTTCTCGATCTCGCTCGGCTCGGCAAGCGGGAATCTCCCCGCCGGCGGGTCACTCTCGATCACCGTGACCACCCACCCGATCAACGGCTCCACCCAGACGGTGGCCTTCGCCGTGGGCACCGGATCCGAACCGGCGAACGCCGTGCCGATCGGCCTGCCACCGGGCGTCACCGCCGTCTTCTCCCCACCGTCCGTCGTCGCGGACGGCTCGTCCACGTTGACCCTGACGGCAAGCCCGCAGACCACACCCACGCACGGAGAGCCGGCCTCTCTTTCCGTCGTCGGCTACGCCACGTCACCGACCGGCACCGCCTCGGCGCCCTTCGACCTGTCGATCATCGACCCGCCCTGTCCGGCGACAACCGCACCGGGTACAAACGCAGCTCGTTCAAGCACTGGATCGACGCCGACCACGACGGATGCTCCATCCGGGCCGAAGTCCTCCTCGCCGAGGCCGTCACGCCTCCGCAGGTCGGGCCGGACTGCACTCGCACCGGCGGGCAGTGGTACTCCTACTACGACGAGGCCACCGTCGACCAAGCCTCCAGCCTGTGGATTGAAACGACAGGACGCGGGCGGCCTGCCTGCTGATGAGGTGGGCCCACTGTGCTGGGAACGGGCGGCGCGGGGCACGTCCCTATGTGGTCTCTGGACGCTATGGCCATGACGAAGTGGGCCGACCGGGTGCAACCGGCCCCCTATCTCGGCTACTCGGGGTCGGAGACCTCGGTCACCTGTACCCCGTCCAGCTCGAGCCCGACCCACCGGCCAGCGTCAAGCGTGAGAATGTCAGCCCCCTCCAGCCGAGCGAGCATCACCGCGTGCGCGTCCTGCCACAGCGGTCGGCCGTCGCCGGTCAGCCGCGCGGCGGCCTGCCCGAGCTCGAGCGCGTCATCGAAATCGCTCAGCGGCCCGTACGCCCCGTGCTCCAGGCGGGCGATCCCGCGCACCGCAGGCAGGAACCCCGTCTCGTCGCTGCCACCCATCTCCGCGGCCACCGCGGCGACGACCAGCGCGGGCACCATCAGGCGCAGGCCCTGCTGGTCCAACTCGAGCAGCATCGTGATCAGCGGCAGGTCCCCGCGGGCGACCTCCGACACCACGGTCGTGTCCAGGACAAAGCCGCGCTCACTCACCGGCGGCCTGTGCCAGGTGCTGCTCCCGCTGCGCGAGCACGTGGGCGGTCATCCGGGCTACCTTGGCCGACGCGGCAGGGTCCGACCGCACCGCCTGCGCGGCGGCGCGTACCGCAGCGTCGGCCTCACGATCCGCCTCTGCCCGCCGCGCCAACGCGGCGTTGACCACAGCCGACACCGATCGGGCCCGCCCGGCGGCAACCTCGGCGTTGGCGTACTCGAGCAGATGCTCCTCGATCGTCACACTGACAGCTCTCGTCGTCATGCGATAATCATACGATGACCAGCGCTCCATCGCGCGTATCGCCGTTGATCAGGCGGCCGCTGCCGGCCAGGGTGGCTGCGATGGTACGTCGGCGCTCTGCGAGACCTTGACCTTGGTGACCGAGGCAGTGGCGAAGCGGAGGGAAGGGCCGACCTCGTCGACCTCGAGTTCGTAGACGGTGCGCTTGTCGCCGGTGTCGGTTTCGTAGGTGCGCTGACGCAGGCGGCCTTGCACTATGACGCGTATGCCGCGCTGGAGGGATTCGGCGATGTGCTCGCCGAGGTCGCGCCAGGCGGTACAGGCCAGGAACAGGCTGGTGCCGTCCTTCCACTCCCCCGTCTGGCGGTCCTGGTAGCGGGGCGTCGAGGCCACGCGGAAGCGTACGACGGCGTGGCCGGCCGCGGTGAAGCGGAATTCGGGGTCGTCGACGAGGTTGCCGACGACGGTGATGGTCGTCTCGCTGGCCATCTGATGTCTCCGATCGTGGGGTTGGATGCGTGAGGGCGCGGGGGCGGGTGCCCCCGCGCCGGTGCCGGGCCGCTACACCTTCCGGCCGGCGACGGTTACCAGGCGCTGGGTCTCGATGGCCTCGGTGATGCAGTCCTGGCAGATCCAGCTGTGGTCGGTGCAGCGGAACAGCTGCTCGATGTGGGTCGTTTGGCCGCAGCGGCCGCAGGTGCTCAGGTCGGTCAGGCCGAGGGGGGTGTCGAGGGTGAGGGTCATGTCCTGCTCCTTGTCGCCGGGGTCCCGTGCCCGGGGTCCGTGCCGTGTTCTGGTGAGGGAGGACCCGCAGGCGGAAAGGGAGGGAGGGCAACCGGGCGGCCTGCGCGGTCAAGATGTTTTGCGACAGCAAAAGATCTTGACCGTGCGGGTTGAGCGGAGCGAAAGCCCGGTTGCGTGGACGACCGCGCCTGCGACGCTGACCGGCCAGAACACCGGGCACGGCCGGGCCCGGTACAGCAGGGGACGCGGCGGGACATGACCCTCGACACGCGGTCCGCCGCCGCCCCGTCCCCCGGCTGCGGACGACCTCGTCGATATGGCCCCGTCTCCGCTTGGGGATGCGACGTGTCCTCGCCCGTCGGGAGCGGACCGGCACTCTTGCCGCAGAGGCGGGGGTGCTCAGGTTCCGGCGGCGGCCAGGTGCAGAGCGCGCAGTGCCTGGGCCTCCATTTCGTGGGCGGTGTCGGCGTCGTCGACGGTCTGGGCGACGCTTGTGACCGCGTGCATCACCCCGCCGGCGGTCAGGTCGCCCCCGCGGATGAAGTGGCGCAGGATCTCGCGCTGCTGGTCGTCGGTGAAGCGCAGCTTGGTGGTGACCGCCCGGATGGTGTTGTCGGGGTCGGCGATCTCGGCACCGGCGGCGGCGGTGAGTTCGCGGATTTTGGTGGTGAGGTAGTCGGTGTCGAGGAAGGTGGTGATGGCGTCGCGGGTCTGGGCGGTGATCAGCTGAAGGTTCTTGTCGTGGGTGTCGCTGCTCCACCGGACCGCGCCGCCGTCGTCGAGGCGGCCGCCGAGGTGGACGTGGCGGTGGGCGTCGGCGGTGATGGTCATGCCGTTGCGGCAGACCTGCACCAGCAGGCGCGGGGTGATGGTGAACGCGCCGCAGCCGGTCTCGCTGTTGCTGATCACGAATCCGGCGAACACCAGCGGGTTGTCGGCGCCGGCGGCGCCGGTGAACGGGCTGCGGTAGTTCTTCAGCAGCTCGGGGGCCAGGGCGGCGACCTGCTCGCACACCACCCGCACATACATGCGCCGTTCGGTCAGGTCGCACCCGTCGATGTCGATGTCGACCCCGGCCAGCCGTACGCCGTCCAGGGCGGCCATGAGCACGTCCAGGTTGTCGATGATCTTGTACCGGTCGGACAGGAACGCCCGCGCGACGCCGGGGGCGCCGCCCGCGCCGCGCAGGCCGCGCAGGAGGAAGCGGCGGTCGTCGGAGCGCAGCCAGGTGTTGACGTTGGCCTCGTACAGGGCGGGCTGGTGGGCGCGCAGGCGCCGAAGATACGGCAGGGGGATGCCGAGCTTGTCGGCCAGGCCCTGGTCGCAGATCTCGGTCGGCAGGTACAGGCCCGTGCTGTCGCTCACCCCGGCCTCCGACAGCACGGGCGGGGTGTCGATCAGCTGCAGGTGCGTGCCGACCGCGCGGATCTGCGCGGTGGTGACCGGGATGTCGACCTTGCGGGCGTGCTGGTCGCGCAGCAGCGCGTGCAGCTCGGCCAGGCCGGCGTTGCGGGCGGTCAGCGGAACGGGGACAACGGTGCTCATCAGCGGTTCCTTCCGGTAGGTAAGAGGAAGGCCCGGCCTGGTGGCCGGGCCTGGCGGGCCAGTTGTGGGGATGTGATGGGGCGAACGGGATCAGGCGGCCGCCGAGTACGGGGCGCCATCACCGGCGTCGGGCGAGTGTGCCCAGGTGTCGGCGTCCTGCGGCACGGCGGTGCTCGTCTCCTCCGCGCCGGGCTCGTGCGGCGGTTCGCCGGCGTCAGGCGCCTGCTCGGGCTCGAGCTCCTCGGCGGGGGCGTCGCCCCGGTACGGGAGCCCGTCGATGACCGCCTGCTCGATCGGTGTCGGCTGATACCCGAGCTCGACCAGCAGGGACAGGTAGGCGCGTGCGTCGGGGCGGCTGACCGCGCCGGTCCGGTCGTGCCGCCAGATGTAGCGAGCCGAGTCCGGGACGGTCATCTGATGCTCATACGCGACGGCGATCGGGGCCAAGGCCAGCAGCGGCAGCCGCCCCGGCCGGACCGCGGCCGTGCTCACCGCATCGATGTTCCCGGCCAGCTTCGCCCACAAGGTGGTGTGCCGGCCGCTGGTGAGCTTGTCCCGCAACGGGACGGGCATCTCCAGCAGTTGCCGGGCGACCCAGGCCAGCACCGGCTTGGGCGCGGTGGCGCGGGCCAGCAGGCCGGCCACCCACTCCTGCCGCACGGTCGCGCTGGCCTTCCACGCCCGGTTGCCCTCGATGACCAGCTTCCGCTCGGGCTCGTTGGCCTTGGCCGGCATAGCCGATCCGACGGCGCAAGCGCCCGGCGCCGACGGTGTTTCCGGCGGGGCGTAGCCGTGCTGCTCGGGGCTGGTGCAGTAGGCCACCGGCGTCGCCGCGCCCCAGCTGCGCAGGAACACGCCATGCCCCTCGCAGGTGGCGTGCGTGCCGGGGTCGAAGCCTTCGACGACATCGGCCAGGCGGGTGAGGGTGAGCGCCCCGGACGGGATGTCGTCACTCACGCGGATCCCGGCCTGCTCCAGCTCAGCACACACCCGGGCGCGCTCAGCCGCCTCGGCCCGCTCGGCGCGTATGTACTCGACGGCGTAGCGGACCTGGTGGCCCCAGCCAACCCTCTGGTGGATCTCCGCCAGCGCGTCTTGGTCGCCGTCGAAGTCGGCCAGCAGCGCCAGGTCCTCCAGCGTCCAGTCGTGGTTCATCTGCTGGGCGGCCTGACGGGTCTGCGCGGACAGCCGTCCCGCGGTGATGGCCCCCGCCACCTCGTCGCGGGTGCGGCCGGTGAGTTTGCGGATGCGGGTACGGCTGGCGCCGGCCTGGTGCGCTTCGAACAGCGCCTGGGCCTGCTCGAAGGCGGTCAGCCCCCGCCGGAAGTCGTCGTCGTTCTCCACCACCATGTCGATGAACTGGCCGGCGCGGTCACCGGCCTTGGCCAGGTCGATCAGGCACAGCAGGTCGGGCAGCTGCTGGTGGCGGGCGGCGGCCAGGCGCCGGTTGCCCTTGGTCACCCAGAACCGGTAGCCCTCCTCCCCCTCCCCCCGCGGATGGTCATCGGGAATCGGAACGACGTGCACGGCGACCTGCTGCTCGGCGGCCAGCGATCGGCAGAACGCCTCGGTCAGCGCATAGTCGCCCCGGACGTTCCCGGGGTGATGATCGAGCAGGTGCAGGGGGATCCGGGCGAGGCGAACATTGCCGGCCTCGCACAGACCGTTCTCCCAGTCGGCTGTTTCAGGCATGCGAGCTCCTTCATGTACACGGGACAGGAACAAAACGGGGAGGCCGATGGCGTGCCGTCTCGGCACGCCATCGGCGCTACGCGGCGGCGTCCGTGCTGGTGACGGGGGGGTGCGGGCGGCCTCGGTGCGGGACCGCCCGCAACAGGCCGGATCAGGCGACCAGCGGAGCGGCCGGCCCGTCCATGGCCGCGGAGGCTCCTTGTGCCAGGCGCCGGGGCGCGGCGGCGACCGGCCATGCGGCGGCCTCCTCGCGCACCGGGCTGTAGCGGGTGGCCAGCCCCAGATCGGTGGCGATCACCTTGACCGCCGCGCGGACGATCGGCTTGCCTTCGCGGTTCTTGGTCTCGTAGGTGCGGGGCATCAGGTCGCAGCCGTGCGCCATGATCAGGTGGCCCTTGCGGTAGGACTCGTGCGCGCGGATCGCGGCGACCCCGTAGACGACGACCTCCACCTGACGGGTGGGGACGTAGGTCGAGCCGTCGCGGCGCGGGGTCGGCGGCCCGTTCACGTCCAGCACCGCCGACCACATGGCCGGCGCCTCATGGTCGGAGGCGAAAAAGCGCGGGTTGTAGGCGATCCTGCCGGTCAGGCTGATGTGGATGTCGAGCACGGGTCCTCCCCCTCGTCGGCGGCCCCCCGGGTTGGGGCCTGGTGTTTGCCAGCCGGGGGAGCCGCCCTGCGGCGGCGTCCCCGTTCCGGCGAGGAGCGGACGTCGCGACGGCGTGACCGGAGCTGCAACCCGGGTGGTGGCGGGATTTCAAGATGTTTTGCGCAGCAAAAGATCTTGAAATCTCGCCACTCGCCCACCGCGGCCGCGGTGACACGCGGGCGAGAACCCGGGTTGCGGCGACGGGCTAAGCCGGCGCATAGTCAGCGGCCGGAACAGGGGTGACGCCTCAGGCGTGACCATGCCCGGACACCAGGCCCGGCGAAGACCGAGCGCTCGAGGAGGACCAGTCCGACCCTCTGCACCAGACCTAGGCAGCGCCCGCATATCGCACGACTCGAAGGCTGCTCGCCTCGTTTCCGGTCCTACGGTCTGTCCAGCGGGCAGCCTCCTGGCGTTTCGCGCGCTTCACACCCGCAGGTGCCGTCCTCGCTGGGAGGGCATTGATCGGAGGCAGGAGGCGGAGCGGGTTGACGCCAGACAGCGGCTCATGGATCGTCGGCAGCGAACCGGCCGGAACCCTACCCGCGGAAGGGGCGAACCCATGGCGATGCCGACCGTAATCCGAATCGTCTCCGATGAGGAGTACCGTCCCGAGCGTCACAAGGCTGGCTCGGCCCCTCGCCGAGGCAGCTGCAGCTGGCACGGCGGGCCGCATCAGATCACCCGATCAATGCAGCTGGAGGAAGAACGCGCGAATGGCGTACGGATAGCGCTGTACGGCGTATGCGACGCGGCTCGTGCCGAGATCGCCGAGCAGGTAGGGCGGAACGTCCGCAACTGAGCGACCACGGGCGACACCGAGGATCGGCCAGGGAGGAATCCTGTAGACGGCTCAGGTCATCAGCCCGACGCCGGATGCCCTTGTCGTCCAGCCCTGTGAGACCTCTCCCGCTATCCTCTAGCTGAGCTGGGAGAGGAGTGGACAATGACGGCGCAACCTCACGAGCCGGGACATAGGCCAACGCCTGATGAGATTCGCGCATCGCAGCGTGATGATCGCAGCCCACGCGCCGTTCGCGCCGCCCTCGCCGTCGAAGATCTCGACGCCTTCGACCGGCAG
This region includes:
- a CDS encoding single-stranded DNA-binding protein produces the protein MLDIHISLTGRIAYNPRFFASDHEAPAMWSAVLDVNGPPTPRRDGSTYVPTRQVEVVVYGVAAIRAHESYRKGHLIMAHGCDLMPRTYETKNREGKPIVRAAVKVIATDLGLATRYSPVREEAAAWPVAAAPRRLAQGASAAMDGPAAPLVA
- a CDS encoding type II toxin-antitoxin system ParD family antitoxin, which encodes MTTRAVSVTIEEHLLEYANAEVAAGRARSVSAVVNAALARRAEADREADAAVRAAAQAVRSDPAASAKVARMTAHVLAQREQHLAQAAGE
- a CDS encoding NAD(P)/FAD-dependent oxidoreductase, producing MPIHHRHDVVVVGARAAGAATALLLARLGHDVVLLDRAVFPSDTVSTHQIARSGVVLLHRWGLLDAVLASGAPAIRRVTFAAEGESVTRTIKDKAGVDLLVAPRRYILDTIVAEAAASAGADLRLGATVAGLRRDGTGRVTGVYGHDDNGLPLEIHARFVVGADGLGSRVARAAGAEIIEDRGGDGAGQYTYYDGLPWDAIELIVADRAFTGVFPTHAGQACIWICTPSADARHTRRRAASRTEAFTASLHRTAPELAERLRAGRRTAPVTGVLRAPNHLRKAHGPGWALVGDAGYHRDPITGHGLSDAYRDAELLAVALDRALRGDLEESAALAGYQRRRDEAVRDIFELTCALAAYPPVPEFVALQKQLSVAIDIEAASIAVTPIPGTHHTTPA
- a CDS encoding RCC1-like domain-containing protein → MSLTAVTAIALQAPPGTPADAAPSQTAAPAWTHAAAWGFNTSGQLGDGTQISRGSPVAVAEAGRGFVKVASGADHSVAIAADGTLWSWGANDQGQLGDGTATGRPAPAQVPGMTNITEIAAGRGFTLAVRSDGTLWSWGRNDSGQLGTGAANVSQPVPRQVPGLTGITDVAAGTAHGLAARSDGTAWAWGLNDSGQLGDATTISRPTPVPVAGLTGVAAVAGGLVHSLALRSDGTVWSWGSNGAGELGDGTVGNRLTPVKALKVAHITDIAAGERHSLAVSGDGTLFAWGLNGSGQLGDGTTTDRSVPYPVPGLSGVVQATAGFRFSAALRSDGTVWSWGLNYQGQLGDGTATHRLTPAQVPGLTDVSQLDAGPRQDFNTASHTLVIRRVPAPAFSISLGSASGNLPAGGSLSITVTTHPINGSTQTVAFAVGTGSEPANAVPIGLPPGVTAVFSPPSVVADGSSTLTLTASPQTTPTHGEPASLSVVGYATSPTGTASAPFDLSIIDPPCPATTAPGTNAARSSTGSTPTTTDAPSGPKSSSPRPSRLRRSGRTALAPAGSGTPTTTRPPSTKPPACGLKRQDAGGLPADEVGPLCWERAARGTSLCGLWTLWP
- a CDS encoding DUF932 domain-containing protein, which gives rise to MSTVVPVPLTARNAGLAELHALLRDQHARKVDIPVTTAQIRAVGTHLQLIDTPPVLSEAGVSDSTGLYLPTEICDQGLADKLGIPLPYLRRLRAHQPALYEANVNTWLRSDDRRFLLRGLRGAGGAPGVARAFLSDRYKIIDNLDVLMAALDGVRLAGVDIDIDGCDLTERRMYVRVVCEQVAALAPELLKNYRSPFTGAAGADNPLVFAGFVISNSETGCGAFTITPRLLVQVCRNGMTITADAHRHVHLGGRLDDGGAVRWSSDTHDKNLQLITAQTRDAITTFLDTDYLTTKIRELTAAAGAEIADPDNTIRAVTTKLRFTDDQQREILRHFIRGGDLTAGGVMHAVTSVAQTVDDADTAHEMEAQALRALHLAAAGT
- a CDS encoding OsmC family protein, producing the protein MSTDLAPGKALRGPLNGVDTPTLFATIDAVRGNPEIAKFQFRARNRWVSGTHNRSVIRGFYGAGQEDTSRTEDFVYDADHPAVLVGSGNGPTPVEFLLHALAACLTSGLANIAAARGVQLTEVESTVEGDIDLLGVLGLSEQVRNGYQGIRVSLSISGDAPEEVLRGLVEQSRARSAVYDVFTNGVPVEIDVTTR